From a region of the uncultured Draconibacterium sp. genome:
- a CDS encoding RagB/SusD family nutrient uptake outer membrane protein → MKIQLKYIFLILLLGTMFSCTDYLDKESDTELTMDMVFTDKDRMESMLAYVYSGIPDPTWGYLNRTGWGVMGDDWTPSERWQQWGWDAIPKITGNWNTATEWDGSYWGDLPKRIRTANILRANVVPIDGTTITAQEVEYIQAECRFLQAYYYSLFVNCYGVCPFQPDYVAPTDGSTEELLTGPVPYDEIIEWCDNEMLEASKILPASYTQAIKYGRVTSVMCLAARARMLLFAASPLVNGNPDYTNFTDTEGTPLFNSSYDQNKWTKALEAHRLLIQEAEAAGHELYKMYNDDGSIDAFASTAWVHARTYSDGNKEILFARPQNQTEFDRHISPYGAGGNGGLGMTQSIVDAFFMDNGLSPILGYENGDKTKPIINPESGYTESGFSDANDVRNTDNWNWYDGEEKVAAKAGTFNMYVNREPRFYNAILWNERYYIWDRRNVDFYQYGKDNNYTHDAPQNGYLGLKRKHPNSDSKNGSWQYRPGIVYRLAEAYLSYCEILNEVSPGNQEILTYLNLIRERAGIPQYATSQQDGYIAVNLNDQDEMREIIRRERRVELCGEGVRYDDLRRWKEAEDVLDGDFYGMNFSGTDKSDDPSNPKAFYVRTQYQKRVYQKKYYWFPIFQDEIDKNPNLVQSPYWTESE, encoded by the coding sequence ATGAAAATACAACTAAAATATATATTCCTGATACTGCTGCTGGGCACCATGTTTTCCTGCACGGATTACCTGGATAAAGAATCAGATACAGAATTAACCATGGATATGGTTTTCACCGACAAAGACAGAATGGAAAGTATGCTGGCTTATGTTTATTCCGGTATACCCGACCCAACCTGGGGCTATTTAAACCGAACCGGATGGGGCGTAATGGGCGACGACTGGACACCTTCTGAACGTTGGCAACAATGGGGATGGGATGCCATTCCTAAAATTACTGGTAACTGGAACACTGCAACTGAATGGGATGGTTCTTACTGGGGAGATCTACCTAAACGCATTCGTACAGCAAATATTTTGCGTGCCAATGTGGTACCTATCGACGGAACTACAATTACAGCACAGGAAGTTGAATACATTCAGGCTGAATGTCGTTTTTTACAGGCTTACTACTATAGTTTGTTTGTAAACTGTTATGGTGTTTGCCCTTTTCAACCCGATTATGTTGCACCTACCGATGGATCGACTGAGGAACTTCTTACTGGCCCCGTTCCTTACGATGAAATAATTGAATGGTGCGACAATGAAATGTTGGAAGCATCCAAAATCTTACCGGCAAGCTATACACAGGCAATAAAATATGGCCGTGTTACTTCAGTAATGTGTTTGGCGGCACGTGCCCGCATGCTACTTTTTGCAGCGTCTCCGTTAGTAAACGGCAATCCTGATTATACTAACTTCACTGATACTGAAGGCACTCCGCTTTTCAACAGCTCATACGATCAAAACAAATGGACAAAAGCTCTGGAGGCACACCGATTGCTGATTCAGGAAGCTGAAGCTGCAGGCCATGAGTTGTATAAAATGTATAACGACGATGGTAGTATCGATGCATTTGCATCAACAGCCTGGGTGCATGCCCGTACTTATTCCGATGGTAATAAGGAAATACTATTTGCACGTCCGCAAAACCAAACGGAATTCGATAGACACATTTCTCCATACGGAGCAGGAGGTAACGGAGGTTTGGGCATGACTCAATCTATAGTTGATGCTTTCTTTATGGATAACGGCCTATCGCCAATTTTGGGCTATGAGAACGGCGACAAAACAAAACCAATCATCAATCCGGAATCGGGTTATACAGAAAGTGGTTTTTCAGACGCCAATGATGTAAGAAATACCGATAACTGGAACTGGTACGACGGCGAAGAAAAAGTTGCCGCAAAAGCAGGAACTTTCAACATGTATGTAAACCGCGAACCGCGTTTCTACAATGCTATTCTTTGGAACGAACGTTATTACATATGGGACCGTCGGAATGTTGATTTTTATCAGTATGGAAAAGACAATAATTACACCCACGATGCACCTCAAAACGGGTATTTAGGGTTAAAAAGAAAACATCCAAATTCGGATTCAAAGAATGGTTCATGGCAATACCGTCCCGGAATCGTTTACCGACTTGCCGAAGCTTACCTTAGTTATTGCGAAATACTAAACGAAGTAAGCCCCGGAAACCAGGAAATTCTTACTTACCTGAACCTGATTCGTGAGCGGGCCGGTATTCCACAATATGCAACTTCTCAACAAGATGGTTATATCGCAGTAAATCTGAATGACCAGGATGAGATGCGCGAAATTATTCGTCGCGAGCGTAGGGTTGAACTATGCGGTGAAGGTGTTCGCTATGATGATCTGAGACGCTGGAAGGAAGCCGAAGACGTGTTGGATGGAGATTTCTATGGAATGAATTTCTCAGGAACCGATAAATCGGATGATCCGTCAAATCCAAAAGCGTTCTACGTGCGTACGCAATACCAGAAAAGGGTATATCAGAAAAAATATTACTGGTTCCCTATTTTTCAGGATGAAATTGACAAAAATCCAAACCTGGTACAATCACCTTACTGGACAGAGTCTGAATAA
- a CDS encoding SusE domain-containing protein, which produces MKKINILFVIFAVGMLLFSSCDEEYDVKIEIDTVEDGMHLTPSVEELTLSQDLMNETAITFSWDPAQERANNGTITYYFKLGLPGLTTAIDKIELDAGVSEYSISHFDLNAMLYGLGVNYGSSTEIEAEIIASSEGDYFVKPEISTTKVMVTTFEIAPVNLYLVGSANPKGSEISDGIKLTEIIEGKDIGNKYQWEGNLQIGTFKFVNSLVEDKGSWSMGASSTELVQNSTNSSSDMEFTVTKSGLYSIILNKNDKEIIFGYKGFSHVWAVGTGIGVAWNMPSSTEFSWDPKNPSIFTLECNMQANNDFKLPYNDQSAGWGCPFLRPIVANANIWDDNRIQATPAGYGDDLKWWVTEEQAGPAIVTIDALNETITLEKR; this is translated from the coding sequence ATGAAAAAAATAAATATACTATTCGTAATCTTCGCAGTGGGCATGCTACTTTTTAGCAGTTGCGATGAAGAGTACGATGTGAAAATTGAAATAGACACCGTTGAAGACGGCATGCACCTGACTCCCAGCGTTGAGGAGCTTACATTATCACAGGATTTAATGAATGAAACCGCCATTACATTCAGTTGGGATCCGGCACAGGAACGCGCAAACAATGGTACTATAACCTACTACTTTAAACTGGGACTACCCGGGCTTACCACTGCCATCGATAAAATTGAACTGGATGCAGGCGTTTCCGAATACAGCATTTCGCATTTCGATTTAAATGCCATGCTTTATGGGCTTGGAGTAAACTACGGAAGCAGCACCGAGATTGAAGCCGAAATAATTGCCTCATCAGAAGGAGATTATTTTGTAAAACCTGAAATCTCAACCACAAAAGTGATGGTAACCACTTTCGAGATCGCTCCGGTAAATCTTTACCTGGTAGGTTCTGCTAACCCAAAAGGATCGGAAATCAGTGATGGCATTAAGCTAACTGAAATTATCGAAGGCAAAGATATTGGTAACAAATATCAATGGGAAGGAAATCTACAGATTGGAACCTTTAAGTTCGTTAATTCTCTGGTTGAGGATAAAGGCTCATGGAGTATGGGCGCAAGTTCTACCGAATTAGTGCAGAATTCAACGAACAGTAGTTCTGATATGGAATTTACCGTGACCAAGTCCGGCTTGTACTCGATTATTTTAAACAAAAACGACAAAGAGATCATTTTTGGATATAAAGGATTTAGCCATGTTTGGGCCGTAGGTACCGGAATTGGTGTTGCATGGAATATGCCATCTTCAACCGAGTTTAGTTGGGATCCGAAAAATCCAAGCATTTTCACTCTTGAGTGTAATATGCAGGCCAACAATGACTTCAAACTGCCGTACAATGATCAAAGTGCAGGTTGGGGATGTCCTTTCCTTCGCCCGATAGTTGCCAACGCAAATATATGGGATGATAATCGTATTCAGGCAACACCTGCAGGTTATGGTGATGATTTAAAATGGTGGGTTACAGAAGAGCAAGCTGGCCCCGCCATTGTAACAATCGATGCACTGAACGAAACAATTACGCTTGAAAAAAGATAG
- a CDS encoding glycoside hydrolase family 76 protein has protein sequence MKPQQLLFSIAILFWLSIFSNEVKGITNGTRLSTVAGDITQDYPLQTANPDVTISSENTSSSSITSGSIYKITSKASGKVLDVLNSEMADNANVCIWTDTESDAQRWLLTSVSDNQFTLTNIASGKLLHLDGTTPENQLNINQYENTNDATVLWQIDENTDGTFSIKCASDSDFALSVAGTETIDGSNVELKESAGAESWHFELQENSQAAPTPEIADKIFAAWKEKYYDSRTGDEIIPNEGFWGVAEMMEIVVDAYEVTGDLKYANMFSEMYNQFLVKYGHEWMWNDFNDDITWMVLACVRAGIILNNQTYINKAKDQFDKMYERAIHANGSWLTWKMGVPGTNSCINGPAMVACCYLARATNNNDYYTKAVKLYNWSKNNLFVPGTGEVYDSYNTNGDGATNYWSSTYNQGTYLGASVMLYNYTKDPTYLKFADRIARYTKENMFHSSVIWYEEGPDLDGFKGILMRYARKYVVDCNRPNFIPWLQLNAKVAYNNRNSENIISTIWSKRAEETIEYKGFNASTAVSLMINCPIKASTVKDAYSKIESEDFDYLKGVMAVQSTPDDETYNLGGIQNEYHTAYYNVDFGTTGAVSAEFRISSLAAGNSIEIRLGAPNGELIGTATTDNTGSWSNYTTITCPVENVKGLQNIYLVYKGTGYICNINNFKFIEAESPVSDTNGLIGQYFNGMNFETMLLERVDPNVNFNWEELYPAAEVPADYFSVRWTGKIEPLYSGEYTFYITSDNGRRVWINNELIIDKWLNDYDVTYSGKITLSAGQRYDIKVEFFDDIGGANVVLEWESSQQQREVVPSSQLFLHDKNPLTAISDLIEQAEDDILVFPNPATSFIKIKPNNQQIIRTTIIDVKGQTIYSNNKKYYDLLTIDTGDLPSGLYLISFVTKTDNRIVRKFIK, from the coding sequence ATGAAACCTCAGCAATTACTATTTTCAATAGCAATTCTTTTTTGGCTGTCCATATTTTCGAACGAAGTAAAAGGTATCACTAACGGCACACGTTTAAGTACTGTTGCGGGAGATATCACTCAAGATTATCCTCTACAAACCGCCAACCCGGATGTAACAATTAGTAGCGAGAATACCTCATCCAGCTCAATTACCTCCGGTAGCATATATAAAATCACCTCAAAGGCATCGGGCAAAGTACTTGATGTGCTTAATTCTGAGATGGCTGATAACGCCAATGTGTGTATTTGGACGGATACGGAATCTGATGCGCAGAGATGGTTGTTAACTTCTGTAAGCGACAATCAATTCACCCTTACCAACATAGCAAGTGGTAAATTACTTCACCTGGACGGAACTACACCGGAGAACCAGCTAAACATCAATCAATATGAAAATACAAACGATGCTACAGTTTTATGGCAGATTGATGAAAATACAGATGGCACTTTTTCGATAAAATGCGCATCGGACTCAGATTTTGCGCTGTCTGTTGCGGGAACAGAAACCATCGATGGTTCAAATGTTGAATTAAAGGAATCAGCCGGAGCAGAAAGTTGGCATTTTGAGCTACAGGAAAATAGCCAGGCAGCGCCAACGCCTGAAATTGCAGACAAGATTTTTGCTGCGTGGAAAGAAAAATATTACGATTCGCGGACAGGGGATGAAATAATTCCCAATGAAGGTTTTTGGGGAGTGGCTGAAATGATGGAGATTGTTGTTGATGCCTATGAAGTGACTGGAGACCTAAAATATGCGAACATGTTTAGCGAGATGTATAATCAGTTTCTTGTTAAATATGGCCATGAATGGATGTGGAATGACTTTAACGACGACATTACCTGGATGGTTTTAGCCTGTGTACGGGCAGGAATAATTTTAAATAACCAAACCTACATAAACAAAGCGAAAGACCAGTTCGATAAAATGTATGAACGAGCCATTCATGCCAACGGTAGCTGGCTGACATGGAAAATGGGCGTACCCGGAACCAATTCGTGTATAAATGGTCCGGCGATGGTTGCCTGCTGCTATTTAGCCAGAGCAACAAACAACAATGATTATTATACAAAGGCGGTTAAATTATATAATTGGTCGAAAAACAATTTATTCGTACCCGGAACAGGGGAAGTGTACGACAGCTATAATACTAATGGCGACGGTGCAACAAATTACTGGAGCTCTACTTATAATCAAGGAACTTACCTTGGAGCGTCTGTTATGCTTTACAATTATACAAAAGACCCAACTTACCTAAAATTTGCCGATCGGATAGCCAGGTATACAAAAGAAAACATGTTTCATTCAAGCGTGATCTGGTACGAAGAAGGCCCCGACTTAGATGGTTTTAAAGGAATTTTAATGCGTTATGCCCGTAAGTATGTGGTTGACTGTAATCGTCCAAATTTTATTCCGTGGTTACAACTAAATGCGAAGGTTGCTTATAACAACAGGAATTCAGAAAATATTATTTCTACAATTTGGAGTAAAAGAGCCGAAGAAACGATAGAATATAAGGGTTTTAATGCTTCTACAGCGGTATCATTAATGATAAACTGCCCGATTAAAGCTTCAACGGTTAAAGATGCTTATTCAAAAATAGAGTCGGAGGATTTTGATTACCTGAAAGGTGTTATGGCTGTTCAATCAACACCTGATGATGAGACTTATAACTTAGGAGGAATTCAGAACGAGTATCATACAGCATATTACAATGTCGATTTCGGAACCACCGGAGCAGTATCTGCTGAGTTCAGAATCTCCAGCCTTGCTGCAGGAAATAGTATTGAAATAAGGTTAGGCGCGCCAAACGGAGAGTTGATAGGAACTGCCACAACTGATAATACTGGTAGCTGGTCAAATTATACAACAATTACTTGTCCTGTTGAGAATGTAAAAGGCCTGCAAAATATTTACCTGGTATATAAAGGAACGGGATACATTTGCAACATTAATAATTTCAAATTTATTGAAGCAGAATCACCTGTTTCTGACACAAACGGATTGATTGGCCAATACTTTAATGGGATGAATTTTGAAACAATGCTTCTCGAACGAGTTGATCCGAATGTCAACTTTAATTGGGAAGAACTATATCCTGCTGCAGAAGTTCCTGCCGATTATTTTTCAGTAAGATGGACCGGAAAAATAGAACCATTATATTCTGGTGAATATACTTTTTACATTACATCGGATAATGGACGTAGGGTTTGGATAAACAACGAATTAATTATTGATAAGTGGCTAAATGACTACGATGTTACATACTCCGGCAAAATAACTCTGAGTGCTGGACAGCGCTACGATATTAAGGTAGAGTTTTTTGATGATATTGGTGGAGCAAACGTTGTACTCGAATGGGAAAGTTCCCAGCAGCAAAGAGAAGTAGTTCCAAGCTCTCAACTGTTTTTACACGATAAAAACCCGCTTACAGCCATTTCTGATTTAATCGAACAGGCAGAAGATGATATTCTGGTGTTCCCGAATCCGGCAACATCTTTCATTAAAATCAAACCAAACAATCAACAGATCATAAGAACTACAATTATAGATGTAAAAGGTCAGACGATTTACAGCAACAACAAAAAATACTACGATCTACTTACAATAGATACAGGCGACTTACCTTCTGGCTTGTATCTCATCTCCTTTGTTACCAAAACAGACAATAGGATTGTTAGAAAATTCATAAAATAA
- a CDS encoding family 43 glycosylhydrolase yields MRSYLFVLPLIYLFLTACSNGNDLNIDDEPSDENKNSTYNNPVVPTSLPDPTIIKAADGYFYLYATEDVHNTPILRSDNLTDWKLLGTAFTNETRPNWEPNGGIWAPDINYINEKYVLYYSLSVWGGGNTCGIGVATATKPEGPFTDHGKLFRSNEIGVHNSIDPFYIEEDGKKYLFWGSFFGIYSQELNDDGLSIKPATTRQVAGTAFEAVYIHKKDGNYYLFASVGSCCEGANSSYRTVVGRSENLFGPYVNKNGEPMLENHYEVLIEGNDKFVGTGHNSEIITDDKGSDWIFYHSYLRQNPNRGRVLVMDQVHWVNGWPEITGQSPSTENSLPVFE; encoded by the coding sequence ATGAGATCCTACCTTTTTGTATTACCCTTGATATACCTTTTTCTCACAGCGTGTTCAAACGGAAACGATTTGAATATAGATGATGAACCCTCTGATGAGAATAAAAACTCAACCTACAATAATCCGGTAGTACCGACAAGTCTACCCGATCCCACCATTATAAAGGCTGCCGACGGCTATTTTTATCTGTATGCAACCGAAGATGTTCATAACACCCCCATACTCCGGTCGGACAATTTAACCGACTGGAAGCTTTTGGGAACTGCCTTTACCAACGAAACCCGGCCAAACTGGGAACCCAACGGTGGAATCTGGGCGCCGGACATTAATTACATTAACGAGAAGTATGTTTTGTATTATTCTCTGTCGGTTTGGGGCGGCGGAAATACCTGCGGAATAGGGGTTGCAACAGCCACAAAACCAGAAGGGCCTTTTACGGATCATGGGAAACTGTTTCGCAGTAACGAGATCGGAGTGCACAACTCTATCGATCCTTTTTACATAGAAGAAGATGGAAAAAAATACTTGTTCTGGGGAAGTTTCTTTGGAATTTATAGCCAGGAACTTAACGATGATGGCCTGAGCATAAAACCTGCCACAACAAGACAAGTAGCAGGAACAGCTTTTGAAGCCGTTTACATCCATAAAAAAGATGGAAATTATTATTTATTCGCATCGGTAGGATCGTGTTGCGAAGGTGCCAACAGCAGCTACAGAACCGTTGTAGGGCGTTCGGAAAATCTGTTTGGCCCGTATGTAAACAAAAATGGAGAGCCGATGCTGGAAAACCATTATGAAGTTCTTATAGAAGGAAACGATAAGTTTGTGGGAACCGGGCACAACTCCGAGATTATTACCGATGACAAAGGAAGCGACTGGATTTTCTACCATTCATACCTACGACAAAATCCTAACAGAGGTCGTGTATTAGTAATGGATCAGGTTCATTGGGTTAATGGCTGGCCGGAAATCACCGGGCAGTCTCCATCAACTGAAAATTCACTACCGGTTTTTGAATAG
- a CDS encoding sugar-binding domain-containing protein — protein MKQRFIVLIFALSALTSVAQWKPAGDKIKTPWAEKIDVNNVLPEYPRPIMERADWQNLNGIWNYAITDAGQMQPANFDGEILVPFAVESSLSGVQKTVGENKELWYQRTFEVPSAWKGEKILLHFGAVDWKADVWVNDIKVGSHKGGYDAFTFDVTPFLNKSGEQNLVVKVWDPSDKGYQPRGKQVSRPEGIWYTPVTGIWQTVWLEPVNEKHITDVVAIPNIDNGSLKVDVSTCGTVYGDFYEVILKDGDKVVSSLKTVVGEPVELSVADAKLWSPESPFLYDLEVKLISNSKTVDVVDSYTAMRKVSTKRDKNGIVRLQLNNKDYFQFGPLDQGWWPDGLYTAPTDEALKYDIEKTKDFGFNMIRKHVKVEPARWYTHCDEMGILVWQDMPNGDHSPRWQNRKYFDGAELVRSAESEANFRHEWKEIMNERMSNPSIVCWVPFNEAWGQFKTEEIVEWTKAHDPSRVVNPASGGNHYQVGDILDLHNYPGPDMYLADGNRANVLGEYGGIGLALEDHLWATDKNWGYVQFKNSKEVTDKYIEYAEHLIKLIKTGFTAAVYTQTTDVEGEINGLMTYDRKVIKLDEARLREINQKVIDALNEK, from the coding sequence ATGAAACAAAGATTTATTGTTCTGATTTTTGCGCTTAGCGCATTAACGAGTGTTGCCCAATGGAAGCCGGCGGGCGACAAAATTAAAACCCCGTGGGCCGAAAAAATTGATGTAAATAATGTGTTGCCGGAATATCCGCGACCCATTATGGAGCGAGCCGACTGGCAAAACCTGAATGGTATATGGAATTATGCCATTACAGATGCCGGACAAATGCAACCCGCAAATTTTGATGGCGAAATTTTGGTTCCTTTTGCTGTTGAATCAAGTCTTTCTGGTGTTCAGAAAACTGTTGGCGAAAACAAGGAACTGTGGTATCAACGTACTTTTGAAGTGCCTTCTGCGTGGAAAGGTGAAAAGATACTGCTGCATTTTGGAGCTGTAGACTGGAAAGCAGATGTTTGGGTAAACGACATTAAAGTAGGTTCACACAAGGGTGGTTACGATGCTTTTACGTTCGATGTAACTCCATTTCTCAACAAGTCGGGAGAACAGAACCTGGTGGTAAAAGTATGGGATCCGTCAGACAAAGGTTATCAACCACGAGGGAAACAAGTGAGCCGACCTGAAGGAATCTGGTACACTCCGGTTACCGGAATCTGGCAAACGGTTTGGTTAGAACCGGTAAACGAAAAACACATCACCGATGTTGTGGCCATTCCAAATATCGACAACGGAAGCTTAAAAGTGGATGTGTCGACGTGTGGAACTGTTTATGGCGATTTTTATGAAGTAATATTAAAAGATGGAGACAAGGTTGTTTCAAGCCTGAAAACAGTTGTTGGCGAGCCGGTAGAATTAAGCGTTGCCGATGCAAAACTGTGGAGCCCTGAATCGCCATTTCTGTACGATCTGGAAGTAAAACTCATTAGCAATAGTAAAACCGTTGACGTTGTTGACAGCTACACCGCTATGCGTAAAGTTTCGACCAAGCGTGATAAAAACGGGATTGTACGCTTGCAACTAAATAACAAAGATTATTTCCAGTTTGGCCCGCTCGATCAGGGCTGGTGGCCCGACGGTTTGTACACTGCTCCAACTGATGAAGCATTGAAATACGACATCGAAAAAACCAAAGATTTTGGCTTCAACATGATTCGTAAACACGTAAAAGTAGAGCCTGCCCGCTGGTACACACATTGCGATGAAATGGGAATTTTGGTATGGCAGGATATGCCTAACGGCGATCATTCTCCACGCTGGCAAAATCGCAAATATTTTGATGGTGCTGAATTGGTGAGATCAGCAGAATCGGAAGCCAATTTCCGCCACGAGTGGAAAGAAATCATGAACGAGCGTATGTCAAATCCGTCGATTGTATGCTGGGTGCCGTTTAACGAAGCCTGGGGACAGTTTAAAACCGAAGAGATTGTGGAGTGGACAAAAGCGCACGATCCAAGCCGCGTGGTAAACCCGGCAAGTGGTGGTAACCACTATCAGGTTGGCGATATACTCGACTTGCATAATTATCCCGGACCAGACATGTATTTAGCAGATGGTAACCGCGCTAATGTTTTAGGCGAATACGGAGGAATTGGCCTGGCATTGGAAGACCACCTTTGGGCAACCGACAAAAACTGGGGCTATGTTCAGTTTAAAAACTCGAAAGAAGTTACTGATAAGTATATCGAGTATGCTGAGCATCTTATAAAACTAATAAAAACAGGTTTTACCGCAGCAGTTTATACACAAACAACCGATGTTGAAGGTGAAATAAACGGTTTGATGACTTATGACAGAAAGGTGATTAAACTGGATGAAGCCCGTTTGCGCGAGATAAATCAGAAAGTTATCGATGCTTTAAACGAAAAATAG
- a CDS encoding family 43 glycosylhydrolase yields MKYKIPFTVIILLNTLAVIAQPEMYYGDTSRAGKPFSKDPHVIRFDGRYLMYTSAPPSEGGDDGMQGWEIGIAESTDLVNWEKIASVPPSGELEAKGICAPCALVVNDTVHIFYQTYGNWRNDAICHAWSTDGIHFTRNTTNPIFHPTGEWTSGRAIDAEVYSFNNQYYLYFATRDPDMQVQMMGVAVSPLNGGFKRESWTQKCDKPILAPEFPWEGMCTEGASVIQKGEWLYMFYAGAYNNKPQQVGVAKSRDGLKWEKLSNKPFLTNGDPGTWNSSESGHPHIFEDSDGRTYLFFQGNNDQGNTWYISKTEVGWNESGPYLK; encoded by the coding sequence ATGAAATACAAAATTCCGTTTACAGTAATTATTCTCTTGAATACGCTGGCTGTTATAGCACAGCCTGAAATGTATTATGGAGACACTTCCCGTGCGGGAAAACCCTTTTCGAAAGATCCACATGTTATCCGTTTCGATGGAAGGTATTTAATGTACACAAGTGCTCCGCCTTCAGAAGGCGGAGATGATGGGATGCAGGGCTGGGAAATAGGAATTGCTGAAAGTACAGACCTTGTTAACTGGGAAAAAATTGCCAGTGTGCCACCATCAGGAGAATTGGAGGCAAAAGGAATATGCGCACCATGTGCACTGGTAGTAAACGATACCGTTCATATTTTCTACCAAACTTACGGCAACTGGAGAAATGATGCAATTTGTCATGCCTGGTCTACCGACGGTATTCATTTTACACGAAATACAACAAATCCCATTTTCCATCCAACGGGAGAATGGACCAGTGGCCGTGCCATCGATGCTGAAGTTTATTCATTCAATAATCAATATTATCTCTATTTCGCCACGCGCGATCCCGATATGCAAGTACAGATGATGGGTGTGGCAGTTTCTCCGCTTAATGGTGGTTTCAAACGTGAAAGCTGGACCCAGAAGTGCGACAAACCAATACTGGCTCCGGAATTTCCGTGGGAAGGAATGTGTACAGAAGGTGCATCTGTAATTCAAAAAGGCGAATGGTTGTATATGTTTTATGCCGGAGCTTACAACAACAAACCTCAGCAGGTTGGAGTTGCAAAAAGTCGTGACGGATTGAAGTGGGAAAAATTATCGAATAAACCTTTCCTGACTAATGGTGATCCGGGAACATGGAACTCAAGTGAGTCGGGGCATCCGCATATTTTTGAAGATTCTGATGGCCGGACTTATCTGTTCTTTCAGGGAAATAATGACCAGGGAAATACCTGGTATATATCAAAAACGGAGGTCGGCTGGAATGAAAGCGGACCCTATTTAAAGTAA